From Xyrauchen texanus isolate HMW12.3.18 chromosome 44, RBS_HiC_50CHRs, whole genome shotgun sequence:
GGGCAGTATGCGAAACTCTCTGTATAGGCaatgtgcagcttatacagagaacaaaccacacttaacgagagcagacaacacaagattAGAACACGCTCTTGCATTGAAACAGCTTGATGCAAATCCGGAATGCAAATCCAaagtgtttttcaaagtttcaaacttcatttatcttgacacagtgacctaaaaatgttcaGTTTATGACTGATGCAaccgagatgctccaaaagcaacTATCTGATGCAGGTGCACATTGACgcatccttagacaagccctcataataaatcttggaATTATTGATGAATTCCGTTcataatggattgctgtgaaatgtaggccaatgattggcttatgttcaataatatggaaataaacaatatattgcattctaaagccactttttggattgtactttaattaaaattttgaatttgtactttaattagcattttaattacattaattataattgttttattttatatatatatgtgtgtatatatgtgtatatatatatatatatatatatatatatatatatatatatatatatatatatatatatatatatatatatatatatatatatatatatatatattatttataatcatttaaaaattatatatagaattattgttatttgaggggctttttcagcaaatatttatgcatgcaattaatttgctaaagcattttaattgattgacagccctataaataatacataatatgaATATACTGaatatgcatacagtatattcagaTTGAAATATATTGGATTATTGTGCCATATGACTAAAGTATTGATTAGACTAcacaaaaagtggttttagatGTAAATTTATTGTATGATTTATTCCCATATCAATGAGCTTGTCAATCTGTCCTGGTTTCACAGTCTGTGCTATTGTTAATTCAATTATCAGTCTATGTACATGTGTGTTAGATGGATACTTTTGAAAGGCTCTTGTTCTGTGGCAGCGCTGCATGTGAgttgacttaaagggataattcacccagaaatttaaattctctcatcatttgcacgccctcatgccatcccagaaataaattactttgtttcttctgctgaacacacaagaatatctcagctctgtaggtcctcacaagtaaatgggtaccaaaattttgaagctccaaaaagcacataaaggcaccggAAAATTAATCAATaggactcctgtggttaaatctatatcttcagaagtgatatgataggtgtgggtgagaaacagataaatatttaagtaatttttactttacatgcttctccctgcccagtaggtgcacAAATAatctgaatcaccaaaaacaaatgaagaaagttaaagtagagattgacagtaaaaaaaggacttaaatattcatctgtttattATTCTATtaatctgtttgtgttcagcagaagaaagaaagtcatacacatctgggatgccatgagggtgagtaaatgatgagagaattttcatttttgggtgaactctcactTTAAGGCACACTGACTATCcccagttttttttaaatatgaagtaacatgtacttcaagcttgaattgctctctGGTAGGTAGGAAACTACAcacttttattatggaatttaggTATAGGCCAGAAGGCATGATTGATTGCactatttttaatgcatttttttttatagaattaatcacacaaaataaacacattaaatactCAGCCCTATTTATCATCGTATGCAATTTTGCTTCACTAGTAAACTGATCTTGGTTTAACCTTTTCACATGTGTTTCTCCCAGCATGAGTTCTTTAATTCacactgtaattaaaataaatcttaccTCACaattcacagcagatgcactggaggtCAGATTATTTATTATGAAGAGATAAtattagatgtttataatgaatgattatgatagataagatgcgTTCGCAATTGGCTTGCCTGCTGTGCACATCGCCATAATTTTGTTGCAATGCAAGATGGGATTCTGAGTTTGTATTGTCATTGAAGCATGCAAAATGAGAAGCATAGAAGGTCCTAAAAACCTAGCCCTTCCACTCTCCAAGCCCCAGAAGTTGTTGTGATGGACGGAATGGGAGAAAGCTTgagtggactgactagtttgtatattctttgacatcagaaaacatggccgcaGTGCTACATCTAAACAGTGCACTCCGACGGTAACAGCTTTATAactttatttagtgattgttttaaagtttgtaacataaaaacaataaagatattgtgatgtttaaaagactatttgagcagctggttcattatgacaaccgattttgctggtaaacagcagcatgaatgcagatcacaccTGTTTGATCGTACgcatctgagcccagcctagtgtaatcacaccggtttgatcataCATGCGAAAGGGTTAACGATTTTATTTCTACTGGATAACAAGACAAAACTGGTGTTTTTGTGCAAGTTTaaatcaaaaaaaaattctgacacTTTTTTTCTCGATCTTTTGCAGAAACATAACCTTTCAGGATTCAGGATGGGTGATGGACAATGCTACTACAATGAAACCATAgcctttttttacaataatagtAAGAAGTATCTGGCCACAGAATGGAATACTGTAAGCAAGCTAGTAATGGGACTCGGTATTACAGTGTGTATTTTCATTATGCTCGCTAACTTGCTCGTGATGGTGGCCATCTACATCAACCGCCGATTTCATTTCCCAATCTACTATCTAATGGCTAACCTAGCAGCTGCGGACTTCTTTGCAGGACTTGCCTATTTCTACTTGATGTTTAACACCGGACCCAATACAAGAAGGCTAACGGTTAGCACATGGTTGTTGCGCCAGGGCCTTATTGATACGAGCCTGACAGCCTCAGTTGCTAACTTACTGGCAATAGCCATTGAGCGCCACATCACGGTTTTCCGCATGCAACTCCACACACGCATGAGTAATCGGCGAGTAGTTGTGGTTATTGTCATCATTTGGACCATGTCTATTGTCATGGGTGCCATTCCCAGCGTGGGCTGGAACTGCATCTGTGCTATAGAGACCTGCTCCAACATGGCACCCCTCTACAGCAATTCTTACCTGGGCTTCTGGGCGATCTTCAACCTGGTAACCTTTGTGGTGATGGTTGTTCTTTACGCCCACATATTCATGTATGTAAGACAACGGACCATGAGGATGTCCCGGCACAGCTCGGGTCAACGGCGGAACAGGGACACTATGATGAGCTTGTTGAAGACTGTCGTCATTGTATTGGGTAAGTGCAAATTGTAGTTGTTAATTAAACCCTACACTGTTACTGATTTGTGACTAACATTAGCTATGTTTCTATCTAAGTTGCAAATGTAATTTATGGCAAGAACTGGAATATTGCAAAAGATTCCATCCCATGTGCTCAAGAGAATGTAATCATTACTTTTGGAAACATTTGTGGAAAATGGAAATTGCTTTACCAATGTAGCCATTGGCaaagccactgtggctcttttattaaatgtaatgtttatttaactACTTGCAGTTTAGACTATGCAAAGTGACCTGACAAACTTCTGCGGTAGATGCCTTGTGTCTGGGAGTGACAGTTGTTGattatatacttataatcaacaaatataaatcaatagttttatatatttctctttattttatgtatttatttatttgtgattatGCCATTTGCAATCCGATTACTTCATTTGTGattgtgtaatttatttaaaatcttgAAATTAATGTTATGAATTATTTTggagttggttggtttggttatggcttaaaatgcttttatggataatttaaagaaattaattaaattaatgaaatcaattaaaaaaatgaatgggaaaaattctTCTGGAACTAagttggctgaaaaagtgggtgtaCAGTAGCCAGTCATTTTGATGACAGCCTTTGTCTCTGGCATTTCagaatgaccagagcaacatttgagaTGCTATGTGATGATACTGGTTGCCTGGTTGGACCAGTTTAGAGCTGTGAATTGGGGTGCACATAAAGTGTCCCGCTAAATACGGGACAATAGGCCCATACTTCTTAATATCGGCCAAAATACGTTCTGGCTATTACAGTACAGTTTGCTAACTCTAACCCTGCTTGTTGGCCATATTCACCAGCTAAGTTTTGCATTGCTTCATCAGCCAGACCAGCCCCAAACCAGCATTAACCGGCTAGGAAGAGCATACAagtcatgctgctcttttcagtAGGGATCGGCTACAGATTGTCCAGTGTTGGACAATGAACAGTGATTCTCAAACTGTTCCACTCACAGATAGATCCTTTCAATTCAGATGTTATCGTATGCTTTATTTCAATGGCGCAATCACAAGCAGATGGTCTAAAGCCACAGTGACTTATTCAACAAACAAACTGTCCCCACTCATACTTAATATTATGTTAAGATGCTGGGAAATTTCAAAAAGGTCAATTCTCTTGACTACCATAtaattgcaaaaaacaaatgaaacgATTTTTTGGTGCACCGCAAGGGTTTGCCTTGTGATATGGCAGATAATATCAGCATCACGGAGCCAAATTTTATATGCTCTATGAGAATTTGTCCTTTAATGATATCATAATGACATAAAAACTTGCTCTGGGGATCAATTTATTCTATTCGATAGCTGTTCACAGTCTTCGCATGTTAGTGAGATTCCATGTGTTTGCATCCTGTCAAGGGAGATCTTTCAATGATAGTACAAAATTAATGCACCATAGTTCATCCACATGCTCCAATTAAGGCACAGTTGTAGTTCAGAATTAGCAACACACCATATACTTATAAACAGCTTTGTACACATGCTACCAATCAAAAAACTTGGACATGCTTGACTGAAttgatgtttctcatgatctttgaaaccttttgatctaaaggcttatacctaaatgcttgaaattagttttgtagacagatATATGCTGTGCCTATGTGTGAGTTACTTTAAAGAACAAGAAacttatatatatttactttaataGAAATCTGTgttggaaattacattttgtgttatttcttttttataaaatggCCAATTTGTAGGCtaatttaacctcctgagacatgacagttgtgtgcattttctagttccctttttttttataactagtagcacctaacaaacatgtaaataaaatctagagcaaatagtttacCTACAAATTGGAGGCAATATACCAcaatataccgatcagccacaacattaaaaccacctgcctaatattgtgtaggtcccccttgtaaCGCCAAAACAGCGCAtcacgcatctcagaatagcattctgagattatattctgctcaccacaattgtacagagcagttatctgagttaccatagactttgtcagttcgaatcagtctggccattctttgttgacctctctcatcaacaaggcgtttctgtccacagaactgctgctcattaaatgttttctgtttttggcaccattcagagtcccaggagatcagcagttacagaaattcttaaaccagcccgtctggcaccaacaataatgccacggtccaaatcacagaATCAAATTTGTTCCCCATTCCAATGGTTAatatgaactgaagctcctgacccgtatctgcatgattttatgcactgcactgctgccacacaattggctgattagataatcgcatggaagattgttggtgccagacggggtggtttgagtatttctgtaactcctgatctctagaatttactctgaatggtgccaaaatcagaaaacatccagtgaggggcagtgcTGTGGATTGAAATACCTTTATTTGATTAGGGAGTTCATCGGAGGATggcagactggttcaaactgatgaATTCTACAGTAACTCCGCACCGCACCCCCCACCCAATGTTCAAGATATGGTTACGTCCTtgattttatgcaatatttaggCAATAttgtgttttcttcaaacatcacttgtctcagaTTTCATCGTATGCacgctcttcactgacacttttgtcaacTTTTGAGAACAAGAACACAACATTTTGTAGAACAGTCTTGATTTTTGAACAAAATTATAGtaatcattttcacaaaataaatatagaaatggtTTGTTTTTCACTCTTTGTGTAGGTTATCATAGTTTAACACATAATAATTAATagttttataatggattttcatagtttaatattgacagtctgggtctgggacaaggctaaaactgtaaaatatatacataataaaaggcatttgaaaattaccaaaaataaatgaaggtatggCAAACATGTTCCAATTTAATTGTGAGGACACCTTCATTAAACAATAAtaagaaagaaatttaaatatgtttgttttaataCAAATCAACCACtggaatttaaatatatattgtataatatacaACAGATTCTTCcgatcctcaaatctgattggacgagagactgtccatgagcactgatgttctGACAATctatgtgtgtatcactccgcttgtgtcgtgctgttctaaactgaaGTGTAAGAGTATCGtagatgtgttaagagttactgtataagtgtctcttacatgtatttttattttattatctgacATTACATAAGTTAGCCAGCTGGTGGTggcaaaagaaaatgtttgtgtgtaatatgagcattTGGTGAAGTGAAGTGAGTCCGTCAGTCATTGTTtgcatagaacagcgctccgttatcactcgtattactactactacacaactacagctagaaaatagctttaaacggctttaaacgaacaacttcagcattatggctcatcacagctgagagacacaacagactgattaattacacaaactaaaggcgcttacctcttattggactttccacattggagaaaaagtactgttcaatatgccagaggacattgcggtttctatagtgaaagactcttgcacaccggctaccacgaattagggagaattacccccacatggatggctatttttccactgagaaagctgatcttcagaaagctgacagcatctctgcttgggtgtggcaacgggtgatcacacacgctccatctctctctctctcactctcactctctctctctctctctcctcacacacacacacaaataaagttatttatccaataacttgttagaaacagcacaaggcatggtactatttctgaagtggcattttttaattaataacaaaAGCTTGGACGcgtcatttggtttgaaccagaaatggtagattctgatccgtctcattataaagtagttccatgcacaaatgtgtttttatgaccgtactcagtttttttacattttttttataacttgttCATTGATCTGTTGTAAATTAGATGTCCAGCATACATGTAAAGCccttcaatgctgtttaaaaaggaTCTCAGGAAGATGGTTTTCAtatgtataattgtttttgtcattgcataattcccatacttccatttgtgttatttcttaATTTGATGACTTAAACATTGTTCTAAAAAGTAAAACAGtagtaataaataataagtaggtgtgtccaaacttttgactgacaGTGTTAATGCTACATAATACGTTACACTTCACTCTATTGTGCCAACGTGATGAACAATGTAGCCGTTGAGTGTTGTGAGTGTCATAGAGGTCTTGCATTCAGTTCCAGCATTTGCCTTGCACTGCATCAGTGTCATGCCTCGCTAGCTCCCCCAGAGAAGCACAGCACAGAAAAAAGGAACCCAGTCACAGTTCAGCATCCCGTTGCATTCGTGCTCTGTAGGAAACAGTACTGTTGTTGTTAGGATCGAGCAGAGCTTTTATTGAAGTTCTGTGGAGGATAGAGAGCAGGGGTTCTGGATGAAAGCATAGTTTGTAGACATGGTTTATAGTTTGTGATCTCACCCTGGAGATAATAGTGGTATATAACCATTTTTAAGGTGTAAATGAAAgtgtcattttctttaaataatgtgATCTTTATCTTAAAAGTAATCAAATTGAGACATGAAATAGAATTATATGAATAAAACAGGTTCTTGTTCATGCATAACTCGCTGCTACAATgcattgtgggtggttgcttactggcccaagggGGAAAAAAACCTACCCCTGAATGTCTATGTTACTGTCAAAAAAGTTTCAAAACGATATGAGATGTGacagttttgagatgaaatcaatgacaaattgaaaataaaataaaaaacctctgGATATTGCCAAacgtgatcattaaacagcagaaggatgtaattaaattgaataatattCAGTCACATGCGCTGCACGCTACAGAAAGAACAAGAGGTGCCGCTCTGTCATCTGTttcacaaacacccacacacacacacgggtgcacgcatgcgcacacactcatacaaactcAACACATGCTACTGGTTCTTCATTTTCATGCAGTTTGTTTAGAGATTCCTAAAACAAGGTTTATCCCAGCACTAATGGGAATCTTGATATAACTAACCcgaaaaacaggaagaactcaaaggtctttcaaaataaaagtcccactaaCATGAAAGCTCTATTCAAATGGAAGACAGaaaaatgtaactactgtatgAAGGGTTAGGTATGTAATATTCAAAAAGttacaattatataatattatataatattaaatggttgttttaatattattattataatctgtACGCAATATCAcaaattcaagtgttttatcagcatgttgtgattcagccataacAGTCTTGTGCCACAGGTGATCAGATTGTTTTTTCATTAATGTTTACATAAatactgtgaagctctgttgtgcagtattttattttaccaaaaataaaattgcaattaaaaataataataatatatatatatatatatatatatatatatatatatatatatatatatatatatatatatatatatatatatcgttttattttattattttattaaagctgtatgtatcaatttgattaaacaccatttgatcatgacatttaattaaaacaattaacatggtatacagaaaaatgtaaatggaaaacgcataatttgtatctgtgagactttatgcagttctttcaatcaagtcattttctgtgtattttcataaaaaatctgaggctttttatttgttgattatagtatcaATTTAGTATTGATTCCGAGGTACCAGGGCAGGTATCGTACCAAAGCCAACATTTTGGTTTCAGAGCTACCCTATAGCAGTCttataaatgtcagaattatgacatttcataattttgattaaaatgtttaaataagaacctttattaagcatttataacatgtaagtatAAATTCTCTCtctatttggcaagtattttaTGAAAGTCCCcttttttattaatgttgttataatggcacataaatgatttataatgcatttgaaaatgtgttattGGTCATTAATGTACCCTTTTATTAACCCTTTACAAAGGGAACCTTGATTTAATGTTTAGTACAGTACATGCCCATTGTTAAGTTACTGTGTAATGCACCAAAATCTTCCCACACTGTGTTACATATAACTTCCACAACCTAAGATGATATCAGTTTTGTGTTTTGTCAAATACATGACTCATTCATTGTTGAGGGTTCCTCAATGGTGGATAAAGTATGTTTGAAAAACAGTGATAATGAAATCATTGGATCTTTTTCCATTCTGCTCATCAAGAAAAGCAGACAACAGGACTCATGTGGTGTAAAATGGCTGGATGTTTCATACTGTGTAAATTTTTGCCAATCATGCCTTCCCTTATCAGCATTATTGGATGTATCACATGACTAATGCAGTTTTGCTTACGTGATAAAAAAGATAGTTTTGGAAAAAGCTTGAATTTAAGTGAATGTTTCTCTTTTATAGGCAGTGACCTCGCTGAGTGTCTAGCTCAGAAATAAAAACAGAGATATGATAAGCTGACCATTGCATTTCCAATCTTCAGTCATCTTTTAGGCAAAGACATTTTGCTGAGTTTACCAGCATCATACTTGTGAATTCCAGAAACTTCCAAATGCACAGTTACTGAGAATTATAAAGACTTTAATCCAAGAAGCAGCTTCAAGGAAAGCAGTTTTTCCAAGAAAATGTTTGAATAGTTATGGGAGTATATCCTGCATATCTTTTTGTCAGCCATCTGATAAAATAAAGCTAAATCAGATTGCTTTGTAGTTATAAACAGAGTTTCAGTAGGGTTTTAGTTGAAGCATTACagtgttgacatttcaattttgtttttatatttcttttatttccGAATTGTGatttcagtttagttttgtttttgtttactttgaCCCTTAAGAACAGGGCTTGAGTTGAGAGGGGATGCCATCCCCCTTGTTGCAATAAATACCCCAAAAGCATCCCCCTTGTTAAACCACCATCCCCCATTTAGATCAgttgtgtcatgtattacttagaactaatcatgcaagtaaaatatgacattttctacatttgataaacaacagattttaaaTAAGGGCGATTAGCCAGTCAGAATTTGATTTCGACATTTGTAAGGTTGCCAAGTTTCTATAGGTGAAATCCCACAATTAGATATTTACACTTGAacagtttggaaatattctgccatgGTGTTTCTATAGTCACGCAATCTGACCATGAGCACGCTAGCTCACTCTTTCAGGGTTTCACCCATAAAACGCTTTTGAATGTAGAACAACTTTTTTACACCACTGGTTAAGCATCCTTCAGAGAAACAGCCCAAACTTCCTTTACTAGTTCAGATATTGGAGCAAAAAAACTTTGACAGTGGGTGAACGATCTagagataaaacattttttaggaTCTTAACTTGAATTCTTTA
This genomic window contains:
- the lpar1 gene encoding lysophosphatidic acid receptor 1 isoform X1; protein product: MGDGQCYYNETIAFFYNNSKKYLATEWNTVSKLVMGLGITVCIFIMLANLLVMVAIYINRRFHFPIYYLMANLAAADFFAGLAYFYLMFNTGPNTRRLTVSTWLLRQGLIDTSLTASVANLLAIAIERHITVFRMQLHTRMSNRRVVVVIVIIWTMSIVMGAIPSVGWNCICAIETCSNMAPLYSNSYLGFWAIFNLVTFVVMVVLYAHIFMYVRQRTMRMSRHSSGQRRNRDTMMSLLKTVVIVLGAFIVCWTPGLVLLLLDVVCSECSILTYEKFFLLLAEFNSAMNPIIYSYRDKEMSITFKQILCCQRQENVNGTVEGSDRSASSINHTVLSGAHHNDHSVV
- the lpar1 gene encoding lysophosphatidic acid receptor 1 isoform X2, whose amino-acid sequence is MGDGQCYYNETIAFFYNNSKKYLATEWNTVSKLVMGLGITVCIFIMLANLLVMVAIYINRRFHFPIYYLMANLAAADFFAGLAYFYLMFNTGPNTRRLTVSTWLLRQGLIDTSLTASVANLLAIAIERHITVFRMQLHTRMSNRRVVVVIVIIWTMSIVMGAIPSVGWNCICAIETCSNMAPLYSNSYLGFWAIFNLVTFVVMVVLYAHIFMYVRQRTMRMSRHSSGQRRNRDTMMSLLKTVVIVLVRVGDGLKGEPDARVGRERATTCQQRVVCYELSKVLLC